Proteins encoded together in one Lysinibacillus sp. FSL K6-0232 window:
- a CDS encoding S-layer homology domain-containing protein: protein MNPWGKSMKQSYKSNRRNGLVRLCIALLLIQSFLITVPYDNVSAQGSFHPALSDRWGGVQQIAGGRDHSLALTADGKVFAWGKNKIDETMIPIEIPDEAQSNIVSVSAGDNHSLALTASGEVIAWEGAERTEVPEEAKSGIAAIAAGPGAFHSLALTSSGEVIAWGRNDYGQANVPDTAKSGVKAIAAGYWHSLALNEDGDVIAWGDKSRGKLNVPEEVQGNAVAISAGVHHSLALTESGKVFAWGRNEFGESDVPEEAKSDVVAIAAGYAHSLALKSDGSVIAWGISDNTESDDHGQTVVPDAAKSGVIAIAAGFHHSLALKEDGTIVAWGDNRSGQLNIPTSDLETIKLTDQSGGELEFLFDVSEQEYTVLIDNSVTSVNVLATLENPEYADVYVNGKRQSDQVEGVKVEVEGEQTVVQVKVSPYLQESKTYTIKLLREAEPEQVSKPVASPAGGAVPAGTMVTLSTTTEGATVYYTTDGSMPSRSSMEYTAPIEVTGGMTLKAIAVKDGMLDSEVLEEHYTIATIPAPANLTASAADRSVTLKWDAVTGTGSVTYAVYQAEGTSAPVDPANWKLIQSNVTANSYNVTGLTNGTTYAFVVKAITVKGASDFSNVAIATPRAPGGNSGSGGGGGGRMLSNNADLADLQVWAGGKPLKLSPSFASGTTEYTARTEAEQVELVVKEAHSAAKVILHDKKVITDRVKVDLEEGDNTIELTVQAENGTKKTYTLTIYREMPKPNEPVIAFTDIAGHWAEDYIMRAAAKGIVSGYPDGTFKPNHPVTRAEFTVMLAGALKLEGQGAALTFTDHDQIGGWAKQAVAQAVQAGIVDGYNDGSFRPNAQITRVEIAVMIARALKLQLNANTTTGFADDEAIPQWAKGAVEAIRKLGIVDGRGGNRFVPNETATRAEATVMLLRLLDR, encoded by the coding sequence ATGAATCCATGGGGAAAAAGCATGAAACAATCATATAAAAGCAATAGGAGGAACGGCTTGGTGAGGTTGTGCATCGCTTTGTTGCTCATCCAGTCGTTTCTGATCACGGTACCCTATGACAACGTGTCTGCTCAAGGGAGTTTTCATCCAGCCTTGAGTGATCGTTGGGGCGGGGTCCAGCAGATTGCAGGGGGGCGTGACCATTCTTTGGCTTTAACAGCGGACGGGAAAGTGTTCGCCTGGGGGAAGAATAAAATTGACGAAACCATGATCCCCATTGAAATCCCCGATGAAGCGCAGTCCAATATTGTCTCGGTGAGCGCAGGAGATAATCACTCCCTGGCTCTCACAGCAAGCGGCGAGGTCATCGCCTGGGAGGGAGCAGAGAGAACCGAAGTGCCGGAGGAAGCGAAGAGCGGTATCGCAGCCATTGCTGCGGGTCCTGGTGCCTTCCATTCGTTAGCCCTCACATCTTCGGGAGAAGTCATTGCCTGGGGGAGAAACGACTACGGACAAGCGAATGTACCTGATACAGCGAAAAGCGGCGTGAAAGCGATTGCAGCGGGATATTGGCATTCTTTAGCGCTAAATGAAGACGGAGATGTGATTGCGTGGGGAGATAAGAGTCGGGGAAAACTCAATGTGCCTGAAGAGGTGCAGGGCAATGCAGTAGCCATTAGTGCAGGAGTTCATCATTCTTTGGCATTAACTGAATCGGGGAAGGTGTTTGCTTGGGGGAGAAACGAATTCGGAGAATCTGATGTGCCGGAGGAAGCGAAAAGTGATGTTGTCGCCATTGCGGCAGGGTATGCACATTCTCTTGCCTTGAAGTCTGACGGATCTGTCATTGCCTGGGGCATTTCAGACAACACAGAATCGGACGACCACGGACAAACGGTTGTACCTGATGCAGCGAAAAGCGGCGTGATCGCGATTGCAGCGGGATTCCATCATTCGCTTGCCTTGAAAGAGGATGGGACGATCGTAGCCTGGGGTGATAATCGTTCAGGTCAGCTCAACATTCCCACAAGTGATCTCGAAACGATCAAACTGACCGATCAAAGTGGTGGAGAATTGGAGTTCTTGTTTGATGTTTCGGAGCAGGAATACACTGTTCTAATTGATAATAGCGTCACTTCAGTGAATGTGCTGGCTACATTGGAAAACCCGGAGTATGCCGATGTGTATGTGAATGGTAAGCGACAATCCGATCAGGTCGAAGGAGTCAAGGTCGAAGTTGAAGGTGAACAAACAGTTGTTCAAGTGAAAGTATCCCCTTATTTGCAAGAAAGTAAAACGTATACGATCAAGCTCTTACGAGAAGCAGAGCCAGAGCAAGTATCGAAACCAGTCGCCAGTCCTGCGGGCGGTGCAGTCCCGGCAGGTACAATGGTAACATTGAGCACGACAACGGAAGGAGCAACGGTTTACTACACGACGGACGGCAGTATGCCGAGCCGCAGCAGTATGGAATATACCGCGCCCATCGAAGTGACTGGGGGAATGACGCTTAAGGCCATTGCGGTGAAGGACGGCATGCTCGACAGCGAAGTGCTGGAGGAGCATTATACGATTGCAACGATACCTGCACCGGCGAATTTAACAGCTTCTGCGGCTGATCGTTCCGTTACATTAAAGTGGGATGCGGTCACGGGAACAGGCAGCGTGACTTACGCCGTTTACCAAGCGGAAGGCACATCAGCTCCTGTCGATCCGGCGAACTGGAAGCTCATTCAATCGAATGTTACAGCGAACTCCTACAATGTCACGGGATTGACGAACGGAACAACGTATGCATTTGTAGTGAAGGCTATCACTGTGAAGGGGGCCAGCGATTTCTCTAATGTAGCGATAGCGACCCCAAGAGCACCAGGAGGTAACAGCGGTTCCGGTGGTGGCGGGGGCGGTCGTATGTTATCCAACAATGCGGATCTTGCGGACCTGCAAGTATGGGCGGGAGGCAAACCGTTGAAGCTCAGCCCATCCTTTGCTTCGGGAACAACAGAATATACGGCACGTACAGAAGCCGAACAAGTGGAACTTGTAGTAAAAGAGGCGCATTCCGCAGCCAAAGTAATTCTACACGATAAAAAAGTCATAACCGACAGGGTGAAAGTCGATTTGGAGGAAGGCGACAATACGATTGAGCTAACGGTACAAGCGGAGAATGGCACGAAGAAAACCTATACGCTGACCATTTATCGTGAAATGCCAAAGCCAAATGAACCGGTTATTGCATTTACCGACATCGCTGGACACTGGGCGGAGGACTACATCATGCGCGCCGCAGCGAAAGGCATCGTCAGCGGTTATCCAGATGGCACATTTAAACCGAATCATCCAGTCACACGCGCCGAGTTTACCGTGATGCTGGCAGGCGCTTTGAAACTGGAAGGGCAAGGTGCTGCGCTAACTTTCACGGATCATGACCAGATTGGCGGATGGGCGAAGCAAGCCGTTGCGCAGGCCGTACAAGCGGGCATCGTGGATGGATACAACGATGGCAGCTTCCGGCCAAATGCGCAGATCACACGCGTAGAAATAGCGGTCATGATCGCCCGAGCGCTGAAATTGCAACTTAACGCAAATACGACAACTGGTTTTGCTGATGATGAAGCGATTCCGCAGTGGGCGAAAGGTGCGGTCGAAGCCATCCGCAAACTTGGCATTGTCGATGGCCGCGGCGGAAACCGTTTTGTGCCAAACGAAACAGCTACCCGTGCAGAAGCGACGGTGATGCTGCTAAGATTGTTGGATAGATGA
- a CDS encoding sensor histidine kinase, with the protein MMKSKRLTLAGRIVLWNLGLIILTGVFLLVSLNVFVQIMLPAVHVKPNDMLLQQDHEVIVPTIEVNQVNEEGMLRSDVSFSSELIAFKGQVLLFSLICLLIMIILGGVGAFYLSKRSLWPVRLLSERLMKINANDLSVQLPVKELPNDELKELTESFNTMLKKLEHAFQQQERFMANAAHEFRTPLTILKTNLEVLRSDPSATLADYRQLSDIFEKTLKRMNHMVNELLVLAKNNDPDKDVIEVGSMIRKVVSELNDLASTQTISIEIHIHPDVEIYGNDILIQRAISNLVENAIMYNKPQGKVIITCAS; encoded by the coding sequence ATGATGAAAAGCAAGCGGCTCACATTGGCTGGAAGAATCGTGTTGTGGAACCTGGGTTTAATCATATTGACAGGCGTGTTTCTGTTGGTTTCGCTCAATGTTTTTGTTCAAATTATGCTTCCTGCTGTTCATGTGAAGCCAAATGATATGCTACTTCAACAAGATCATGAAGTGATCGTACCCACCATTGAAGTGAATCAGGTAAACGAAGAGGGGATGCTCAGATCGGATGTAAGCTTTTCATCTGAATTGATTGCATTTAAAGGACAAGTTCTCCTTTTTTCGCTGATCTGCCTGCTCATCATGATTATATTAGGTGGGGTCGGGGCGTTTTATCTCTCCAAAAGAAGTCTGTGGCCGGTGCGTTTATTGAGTGAACGACTTATGAAAATCAATGCCAATGATTTGTCCGTGCAGCTTCCTGTTAAGGAACTGCCCAATGATGAATTGAAAGAATTAACGGAATCGTTCAATACCATGCTGAAAAAATTAGAACATGCCTTCCAGCAGCAAGAACGTTTTATGGCCAATGCCGCTCATGAATTTAGAACTCCCTTGACGATTTTGAAGACGAATCTGGAAGTCTTGAGGAGTGATCCATCCGCAACTTTGGCAGATTATCGGCAGCTCTCGGACATTTTTGAAAAGACGTTAAAACGAATGAATCATATGGTCAATGAACTGCTCGTTCTGGCTAAAAATAATGACCCGGATAAGGATGTGATTGAAGTGGGTTCAATGATCCGTAAAGTCGTGAGTGAATTAAACGATTTAGCTTCAACACAGACAATTTCTATTGAAATCCACATCCATCCTGATGTTGAGATATATGGGAACGATATTTTAATCCAGAGAGCCATCAGCAATCTGGTCGAGAACGCTATTATGTACAACAAGCCACAAGGAAAAGTGATCATCACGTGTGCAAGTTAA
- a CDS encoding ATP-binding protein codes for MSIMDTGDGIDEKHIPFIFEPFYRTSEGRTKNKAGTGLGLSIALSIIKKHEGTIEYSREQTMKGFIVRLPVID; via the coding sequence ATTTCTATCATGGACACCGGAGATGGCATAGATGAAAAACACATTCCGTTTATCTTTGAACCGTTTTACAGAACTTCGGAAGGTAGAACGAAGAACAAGGCAGGCACAGGGCTAGGTCTATCCATAGCGTTATCCATTATTAAAAAGCATGAGGGAACGATTGAATACAGTCGTGAGCAAACGATGAAAGGCTTTATCGTCCGCCTTCCTGTCATCGACTAG
- a CDS encoding response regulator transcription factor — translation MRGEQKMRMLVIEDEQDLANAIKKGLEMEGFAVDIALDGEEGCHLAEIHAYDIIILDLNLPDRNGLDVLQHIRHLSKQIRVLILTALSDTSSRVKGLNLGADDYLGKPFDFEELKARIRALLRRDLLRESPLLTYGPIELNPITMTVTCAGQQLTLTRKEFALLQYFLSHPDRVVSSEELVEHVWDQHADPFSNSVRVHITTLRSKIRSVIHANFLNTVPGYGYRLNKQIERLSK, via the coding sequence ATGAGAGGTGAGCAAAAGATGCGGATGCTGGTAATTGAAGATGAGCAAGATTTGGCCAATGCGATTAAAAAAGGATTGGAAATGGAAGGATTTGCGGTAGATATTGCATTAGATGGAGAAGAAGGCTGTCACCTGGCGGAAATCCATGCCTACGATATCATCATCTTGGATTTAAACTTGCCAGATAGGAATGGGTTAGACGTGCTGCAACACATACGACATCTGTCCAAACAAATCAGAGTGCTGATTCTAACAGCGCTTTCTGATACATCTTCTCGTGTGAAAGGATTGAATTTGGGAGCGGACGATTATCTTGGTAAACCATTTGATTTTGAAGAACTGAAAGCAAGAATACGCGCCTTATTGAGACGTGATCTTTTACGAGAAAGCCCGCTGCTCACCTATGGCCCTATCGAGTTGAATCCGATCACGATGACAGTAACTTGTGCTGGGCAACAGCTGACCCTTACTCGTAAGGAGTTTGCCTTATTACAGTATTTTTTATCTCATCCTGATCGAGTTGTCTCGTCCGAAGAATTGGTTGAACATGTGTGGGATCAGCATGCGGACCCTTTTTCCAATTCCGTCAGGGTACATATTACGACTTTGCGTAGTAAGATAAGATCCGTTATCCATGCAAACTTTTTGAATACGGTGCCAGGGTACGGCTATCGACTGAACAAACAAATTGAGAGGTTATCAAAATGA
- a CDS encoding LuxR C-terminal-related transcriptional regulator, translating into MIIATKLHIPQSRSELVVRSRLIHRLHEGLERTLTLITAPAGYGKTTLLGEWVMTLENPVAWVSLDQGDNDRTRFWAHTIAALKQAYPSFDQQDVLRHVAEDPSGVSLIAALINGLHRISHTMVLVWDDFHHIEETSILQGVTYLLERLPLHVHLYLASRNSPALPLSRLRAENRLISLEASDLRFVPDETTEFFAKCGGIQLSNEDVATVQKKTEGWAVAMRLAVLSMHEHTDPVSLIRKMAGTERDISDYFFDEVLARQSATMQQFLLYTSILDRMKGELCQAVTGIAESHAYLQQLDKESLFLVALDEWREWYRYHHLFRQFLTAQLKMREPRQWQTLHMTAGKWLEEKGYPHEAVDHYLAAADYEHALSLIEEMTPELMTNEWTTLCKWLNAIPDTLLFARPMMLLIKLASQYMSGHVEAATDGYWQAVRWLEEDTASLHPFEAETLQAGLAFLAAFRTFLDRDFEYAVQFSKEYVEKHPEGDFFIEFGSDEDGYHPVWDIYVSDDSLRLAEQVLTSLLSIWSETRNVYFVAHLYIDLGKMQYERNRLVEAEKLMRQAYDIGRLHDNRSLATIAALWLARIAAVQGDEATSNQILQELTQQTSKMANPHLSGKIALFRAMQGWMRGEEKPVKRWLKKSGLRFHDEIPVSMIKEYDLLASILAEQGKMEEAAALTERLLQLSIEEGRQSDRIRLLVHKSMILSLQGRISDSMDVLEEALALAWPEGYIRTFVDEGAPLGQLLDQYIRLRQKQHRRPSHKVPLSYVKRLRRLIPQVEREAGTPHEGTVVVLTDREQSVLRLMETGMSNKEIALKLNVSLATVKTHINNIYGKLQSKNRLQALERARTLQLF; encoded by the coding sequence ATGATCATAGCCACGAAACTTCATATTCCCCAATCACGAAGCGAGCTGGTCGTGCGTTCACGCCTCATTCATCGTTTACATGAAGGTTTGGAGCGCACACTTACTTTGATCACAGCACCAGCCGGGTATGGCAAAACGACATTGCTCGGCGAATGGGTGATGACGCTGGAAAATCCCGTCGCCTGGGTCTCGCTTGATCAAGGGGATAATGATCGCACGCGCTTCTGGGCACATACCATTGCAGCGTTAAAACAAGCTTATCCGTCTTTTGACCAACAGGACGTCCTTCGTCATGTCGCAGAAGATCCATCGGGTGTGTCACTGATTGCTGCGCTCATCAACGGGCTACATCGCATTTCACACACGATGGTGCTCGTATGGGATGACTTTCATCATATCGAAGAAACGTCCATCTTGCAGGGCGTCACTTATCTGCTGGAACGTTTACCACTACATGTCCATCTCTATCTTGCAAGCCGAAATTCTCCAGCGCTTCCTCTTTCCAGACTACGAGCAGAAAATAGGCTGATCTCGTTGGAGGCGAGCGATCTCCGGTTTGTGCCGGACGAAACGACTGAATTTTTTGCGAAGTGCGGTGGTATACAATTATCCAATGAAGATGTGGCGACCGTACAAAAAAAGACAGAGGGTTGGGCAGTGGCGATGCGACTGGCGGTCTTGTCAATGCACGAACATACCGATCCCGTATCTCTAATCCGGAAGATGGCGGGGACGGAACGTGATATATCGGATTACTTCTTTGATGAGGTGTTAGCCCGACAATCCGCAACGATGCAGCAATTTTTACTCTATACTTCCATTTTGGACCGGATGAAGGGCGAACTTTGTCAAGCGGTAACCGGTATAGCCGAAAGTCATGCGTATCTGCAACAATTAGACAAGGAAAGCTTGTTTCTTGTAGCTTTGGACGAGTGGCGGGAGTGGTACAGGTATCATCATTTATTCCGGCAATTTTTGACGGCGCAGTTGAAAATGCGCGAGCCGCGGCAATGGCAAACACTTCACATGACAGCGGGAAAATGGTTGGAAGAGAAAGGTTATCCGCATGAAGCGGTAGATCATTACCTTGCGGCTGCCGATTATGAACATGCGCTATCATTGATAGAGGAGATGACACCGGAGCTGATGACCAATGAATGGACGACGCTTTGCAAGTGGTTAAACGCAATTCCCGACACGCTGTTATTTGCCAGACCGATGATGCTTTTGATAAAACTCGCTTCCCAGTACATGTCCGGGCATGTCGAAGCGGCCACAGATGGGTATTGGCAAGCGGTTCGCTGGCTAGAAGAGGACACCGCTTCCCTTCATCCTTTCGAAGCCGAAACATTGCAAGCCGGGCTCGCTTTTCTGGCCGCATTTCGCACGTTTTTGGATCGGGATTTTGAATATGCCGTTCAATTTTCAAAGGAATATGTCGAGAAGCATCCGGAAGGCGACTTCTTCATTGAGTTTGGGAGCGACGAGGATGGCTATCATCCGGTGTGGGATATCTACGTGTCGGATGACAGCCTTCGATTGGCGGAGCAGGTGTTAACGTCCTTGCTGTCGATTTGGTCTGAAACCCGAAATGTCTATTTTGTTGCTCATCTTTATATCGACTTAGGCAAAATGCAGTACGAACGAAATCGCTTGGTCGAAGCGGAAAAGCTGATGCGCCAAGCCTATGATATTGGAAGATTGCATGATAATCGAAGCCTGGCGACCATCGCAGCGCTATGGCTTGCCCGCATTGCCGCCGTACAAGGAGACGAGGCGACGTCAAATCAAATATTACAAGAATTAACCCAACAAACGTCCAAGATGGCGAATCCCCATTTGTCCGGAAAAATTGCCTTGTTCCGCGCCATGCAAGGCTGGATGCGTGGGGAAGAGAAACCGGTGAAACGATGGCTGAAAAAGAGCGGCCTCCGATTCCATGATGAAATTCCAGTATCCATGATCAAGGAATACGATTTACTGGCCTCTATATTGGCGGAGCAAGGAAAAATGGAAGAAGCCGCAGCATTGACGGAGCGTCTACTCCAGCTGTCAATAGAAGAAGGACGGCAAAGCGACCGAATTCGTCTGCTCGTTCATAAGAGTATGATCCTGTCCTTACAAGGAAGGATTTCGGACTCCATGGACGTACTGGAGGAAGCGCTTGCATTGGCGTGGCCAGAAGGGTATATTCGAACCTTTGTTGACGAAGGAGCACCCCTTGGGCAATTGTTGGACCAATATATTCGATTGCGTCAAAAACAGCATCGCCGCCCCAGTCATAAGGTGCCTTTATCCTATGTGAAACGGCTGCGAAGACTGATTCCGCAAGTCGAAAGGGAAGCCGGTACTCCCCATGAAGGAACGGTGGTCGTTTTAACAGACAGAGAACAAAGCGTGCTTCGGTTGATGGAAACGGGAATGTCTAATAAAGAAATAGCGCTCAAACTGAATGTTTCCCTGGCGACCGTAAAAACACACATTAACAATATCTACGGCAAATTGCAATCCAAAAATCGATTACAAGCGTTGGAACGTGCCAGAACACTGCAGTTGTTCTGA